From Planococcus halocryophilus, the proteins below share one genomic window:
- the rpsI gene encoding 30S ribosomal protein S9 has translation MAQVQYIGTGRRKNSTARVRLVPGDGTITINNRDVADYVPYETLQQIIKQPLVATETLGSYNILVNVNGGGFTGQAGAIRHGIARALLTVDPAFRPALKSAGLLTRDPRMKERKKPGLKSARRAPQFSKR, from the coding sequence TTGGCACAAGTTCAATATATTGGCACAGGTCGTCGTAAAAACTCAACAGCTCGCGTACGTTTAGTACCGGGTGACGGCACAATTACAATTAACAACCGTGACGTAGCAGACTACGTTCCTTACGAAACATTACAACAAATCATCAAACAGCCACTAGTTGCTACGGAAACTCTAGGAAGCTACAACATCCTAGTAAACGTAAACGGTGGTGGATTCACAGGCCAAGCCGGAGCAATCCGTCACGGTATCGCACGCGCTCTACTAACTGTAGACCCTGCATTCCGTCCTGCGTTGAAATCTGCTGGGTTGTTAACACGTGACCCACGTATGAAAGAACGTAAGAAACCAGGTCTTAAATCAGCACGTCGCGCACCTCAGTTCTCAAAACGTTAA
- a CDS encoding Mrp/NBP35 family ATP-binding protein: MLTEEQVRELLGTLEDPFLHRSLTETEGITSVTIKEEKKHVSVKVAIAKTNTPEQMQLQMKVVEVLKGAGAGSVGIRFEELPPEALAKFRGTVDESEAQDLLSPLNKVEFISIASGKGGVGKSTVSVNLAIALARLGKKVGLIDADIYGFSVPDMMGIDKSPVVRGQTIIPVERFGVKVISMGFFVEDNMPVVWRGPMLGKVLDQFFRDVEWGELDYLLLDLPPGTGDVALDIHQMLPASKEIVITTPHPTAAFVAARAGAMAIQTDHEVLGVIENMSWFESAETGKREYLFGQGGGPKLSEELRTPLLGQIPMGQPDWNEEDFAPSVYLEDHPTGKIYEDIANQVIKQFADKK; encoded by the coding sequence ATGTTAACTGAAGAACAAGTACGCGAATTACTCGGAACATTAGAAGATCCGTTTTTACATAGATCGTTAACGGAAACAGAAGGTATTACGTCTGTAACGATCAAAGAAGAGAAAAAACACGTCAGTGTGAAAGTGGCAATTGCCAAAACAAACACACCGGAACAAATGCAACTTCAGATGAAAGTTGTCGAGGTATTAAAAGGAGCCGGAGCGGGGTCTGTTGGTATCCGTTTTGAAGAGCTTCCTCCTGAAGCGTTAGCGAAGTTCCGTGGAACGGTGGACGAATCAGAAGCACAAGATTTATTGTCGCCATTAAACAAAGTAGAATTTATTTCGATCGCTAGTGGTAAAGGCGGCGTTGGTAAATCAACTGTGTCTGTCAACTTAGCGATTGCGTTAGCGCGTCTAGGTAAAAAAGTGGGATTGATCGATGCGGATATCTACGGCTTTAGTGTGCCGGATATGATGGGGATTGATAAATCTCCAGTTGTTCGCGGCCAAACGATTATTCCGGTTGAGCGATTCGGAGTAAAAGTTATTTCGATGGGCTTTTTCGTAGAAGACAATATGCCAGTTGTATGGCGTGGACCGATGCTTGGGAAAGTGTTGGATCAATTTTTCCGCGATGTAGAGTGGGGAGAATTGGATTACCTTCTATTGGACTTACCACCAGGCACAGGAGATGTTGCACTCGACATTCACCAAATGCTTCCGGCTTCTAAAGAAATCGTGATCACGACACCGCACCCGACTGCAGCATTCGTCGCAGCTCGTGCTGGAGCAATGGCAATTCAAACCGACCATGAAGTATTGGGTGTTATCGAAAACATGTCATGGTTTGAGAGCGCAGAGACTGGTAAGAGAGAATACCTCTTTGGCCAAGGAGGCGGACCGAAACTGTCAGAAGAATTACGTACACCGCTACTCGGACAGATTCCAATGGGCCAGCCTGACTGGAACGAAGAAGACTTTGCTCCATCGGTCTACCTAGAAGATCATCCGACAGGGAAAATTTATGAAGACATCGCGAATCAAGTGATTAAACAATTCGCTGATAAAAAATAA
- a CDS encoding KinB-signaling pathway activation protein yields the protein MTIRNWVKFFFKALLIGGIVTGVVGLFVRWEDIFAEPFSNGQWGEFLAGFVWLVIIGLTMSIISQLCFFAYLTVHQIGMNIFRTLRLWNWVQVLIIVVVIADLILFRFAPNAQTTEQFWLYGILLTILIVTGVVTAYIKAKWTNKETFISALFFMIVITTVEWLPALMVEAGNIDSWVTLLLFPFLAVNAYQLLILPKYNAQSDVDRQKLEERRAVRKVKA from the coding sequence TTGACAATACGAAACTGGGTTAAGTTTTTCTTTAAAGCTCTTTTAATAGGTGGAATTGTAACAGGGGTAGTTGGATTATTCGTTCGCTGGGAAGATATATTTGCAGAACCATTTAGTAATGGACAATGGGGAGAATTTTTAGCGGGATTTGTTTGGCTAGTCATTATCGGTTTAACGATGAGTATCATTAGCCAACTCTGTTTCTTTGCTTACTTAACGGTCCACCAAATCGGGATGAACATTTTCCGCACGTTGCGCTTATGGAACTGGGTGCAAGTTTTAATTATTGTAGTGGTTATTGCGGATTTAATTTTATTTCGTTTTGCTCCTAATGCGCAAACAACAGAGCAATTTTGGTTATACGGAATTCTATTGACGATTTTAATCGTTACTGGAGTTGTGACAGCTTATATTAAAGCGAAATGGACAAACAAGGAAACATTTATTTCTGCGTTGTTCTTTATGATTGTAATAACAACAGTAGAATGGCTTCCTGCGTTAATGGTAGAAGCAGGAAATATTGACAGCTGGGTTACGTTATTACTATTTCCATTCTTAGCGGTAAATGCGTATCAGCTTTTGATATTGCCGAAATACAACGCACAGTCCGATGTGGATCGTCAAAAATTAGAAGAGCGCCGCGCTGTAAGAAAAGTAAAAGCATAG
- a CDS encoding citrate synthase/methylcitrate synthase, with translation MFQKGLKGVVAVQTAIASVDGDLGELRYRGELVEMVIQGKSFEETAYFLWYGQSPNNQQLKELQHQLLFYRQLPAHIVQITQLLPKEISLMDAMRTLVSAYTHTKFQTLSPQEQAIALTAALPVMTAAFYRIQNGQQPVESRDDLGHTANYLWMITEQQPSAVQTEALETYLKLTMEHGMNASTFVARVTISTESDLVSAITSALGTMKGPLHGGAPSGVIDLLDTIKTEERIAPVIEDKLNHGDKIMGFGHRVYRTEDPRSIILRKKCLELQGEDSWLDLAVTAEAYIIEKLNERKPGRALYTNVEFYAAAIMRSIAMPTQLFTPTFSVARIVGWTAHTLEQQENNVIFRPQSEYIGT, from the coding sequence ATGTTTCAAAAAGGATTGAAAGGTGTAGTAGCTGTTCAAACTGCGATTGCTTCTGTAGACGGGGACTTAGGCGAATTACGCTATCGTGGAGAACTTGTAGAAATGGTTATCCAAGGAAAATCATTTGAGGAAACAGCTTATTTTCTTTGGTATGGTCAATCGCCAAACAATCAACAATTAAAAGAACTTCAACACCAATTGCTTTTTTACCGCCAACTACCTGCGCATATTGTTCAAATTACGCAGCTTTTACCAAAAGAAATCTCTTTGATGGATGCCATGCGGACATTGGTATCCGCTTATACACATACCAAATTTCAAACCTTATCACCTCAAGAGCAAGCCATTGCACTTACAGCAGCATTGCCGGTAATGACCGCAGCTTTTTACCGCATTCAAAACGGACAGCAACCCGTTGAGTCGAGAGATGATTTAGGACATACCGCTAACTATCTTTGGATGATCACCGAACAACAGCCTTCTGCTGTACAAACAGAAGCGCTCGAAACTTATTTAAAACTAACGATGGAACATGGCATGAATGCTTCGACTTTTGTAGCGCGTGTCACCATCTCGACCGAATCCGACTTAGTATCTGCCATTACTTCAGCTCTTGGAACGATGAAAGGTCCCCTTCACGGAGGTGCCCCGTCAGGCGTTATCGATTTACTAGATACGATAAAAACTGAAGAACGCATCGCTCCAGTTATTGAAGACAAGTTAAATCACGGGGACAAAATTATGGGCTTTGGTCACCGAGTTTACCGTACAGAAGATCCACGGTCCATCATCCTCCGAAAAAAATGCCTAGAGCTTCAAGGAGAAGATTCATGGCTCGATTTAGCAGTGACAGCAGAAGCTTATATCATTGAAAAGCTCAATGAACGCAAGCCCGGTCGCGCACTTTACACCAATGTAGAATTTTATGCAGCCGCGATTATGCGATCCATCGCGATGCCAACTCAATTATTCACACCAACTTTCAGTGTGGCGCGCATCGTGGGATGGACAGCTCATACACTTGAACAACAAGAAAATAACGTCATCTTTCGCCCACAGTCCGAATACATCGGAACCTAA
- a CDS encoding LysR family transcriptional regulator, which yields MEVQWLRTFVDAAETLNFRKTSERLLMSQPSVTVHIRLLEENLGLLLFKRSHNRVSLTEEGRHFKEKAENVLKQLDGSVEELHAFAQGYRKKWTLAISPLMAETVLPYVLRSFTEQHPEVELVIRVEESEAIEDLVEAEEVSAGISALPPIGRTIEPFVVYEDPLLFILPRDAYDDETGPAISIEETLRKSILFTHHHPVFWEELLEKLRLHIPGVRTMKVTQAHIVKRFIQEGLGISFLPKSMVRRELVEGRLMEAHFDLFPLPTVSTYFLAKQMGALEQDFLKRIQSVYFT from the coding sequence ATGGAAGTTCAATGGTTGAGAACCTTCGTGGATGCGGCAGAAACCTTGAATTTCAGAAAAACGTCAGAGCGTCTGTTGATGTCGCAGCCTAGTGTAACAGTTCACATTCGATTATTGGAAGAAAATTTAGGGCTTCTTTTATTTAAGCGTAGCCATAACCGGGTATCTTTAACAGAAGAAGGCAGGCATTTTAAAGAAAAAGCCGAAAATGTATTGAAGCAATTAGATGGTAGTGTGGAAGAATTACATGCTTTTGCGCAAGGCTACCGGAAGAAATGGACATTGGCGATTTCTCCTTTAATGGCAGAAACGGTTTTACCTTATGTACTACGCTCCTTTACAGAACAACATCCGGAAGTTGAGCTAGTAATCCGTGTAGAAGAATCAGAAGCTATAGAAGATTTGGTTGAAGCAGAGGAAGTATCTGCTGGAATTTCTGCTTTGCCACCTATTGGTCGCACGATTGAACCGTTTGTTGTATATGAAGACCCACTGCTATTTATTTTGCCAAGAGATGCTTATGATGATGAAACAGGACCAGCGATTTCAATAGAGGAGACCTTGCGGAAATCGATTTTGTTTACTCATCATCATCCTGTTTTTTGGGAAGAATTATTAGAGAAATTACGTCTACACATACCGGGAGTGCGAACGATGAAAGTGACACAAGCACATATTGTGAAACGCTTTATTCAAGAAGGACTCGGCATATCGTTTTTGCCAAAATCCATGGTTCGACGGGAATTGGTGGAAGGTCGCTTAATGGAAGCACATTTCGATCTGTTTCCCCTCCCCACAGTCTCTACTTATTTTTTAGCGAAACAAATGGGTGCACTAGAGCAAGATTTTTTAAAGCGCATCCAGTCGGTATACTTTACTTAA
- a CDS encoding GNAT family N-acetyltransferase, whose protein sequence is MIIESDGIRLRLLKRDDFEALWALYTPKIFEHMLNQVEVFEDMVAWLEAGMNQSNVLIFAVENPETAEVFGTTRIYAIDETNKSCEIGATFYAQSAQRTHVNTTVKRALLSYCFEERGMIRVQFKTDAENVRSQKAIERIGAVKEGVLRNERIRSNGKPRDAVVYSIIDEEWPKVKKDLAKKANKYT, encoded by the coding sequence ATGATTATTGAGTCAGATGGCATTCGTTTACGGTTATTAAAAAGAGATGATTTTGAAGCGTTGTGGGCTTTGTATACGCCCAAAATTTTTGAGCATATGCTTAATCAAGTCGAAGTTTTTGAAGATATGGTGGCCTGGTTAGAAGCGGGAATGAACCAGTCGAATGTACTTATTTTTGCGGTAGAAAACCCGGAAACAGCAGAAGTTTTCGGAACAACACGCATATATGCAATTGACGAAACCAATAAAAGCTGTGAAATCGGTGCGACATTTTATGCGCAGTCAGCACAGCGAACGCATGTCAATACAACAGTTAAGCGAGCATTGCTCAGCTATTGTTTTGAAGAACGTGGCATGATCCGTGTTCAGTTTAAGACAGATGCTGAAAATGTACGCTCGCAGAAGGCGATTGAACGCATTGGAGCAGTTAAAGAAGGTGTGCTGCGAAATGAACGAATTCGGTCCAATGGTAAACCTAGAGATGCTGTCGTGTACTCAATTATCGATGAAGAGTGGCCAAAAGTGAAAAAAGATTTGGCGAAAAAAGCGAATAAATATACGTAA
- the rocF gene encoding arginase yields the protein MNKLNISIIGVPMDHGQNRRGVDMGPSAIRYAGVVDRIEELGHHVTDEGDIQIGQTDGSVDTETNLRNLKAITEATEALGDKVFNVAEAGNFPLVLGGDHSIAIGTLAGISERHENLGVIWYDAHADMNTSDTSPSGNIHGMPLAASFGHGHEKLTNIRGYSPKVKPENIVIIGARSVDPGERELIKEHGIRVYSMHEIDKMGMHAVIEDSIRYLKEERNTDAVHLSLDLDGIDPMYTPGVGTPVPGGISYRESHLAMEMLYDANIITSAEFVEVNPILDEKNKTADVAVALIGSLFGEKLL from the coding sequence ATGAATAAATTAAATATTTCTATTATCGGAGTTCCAATGGACCACGGTCAAAATCGTCGTGGTGTTGATATGGGACCAAGCGCTATCCGCTATGCAGGTGTTGTAGACCGCATCGAAGAGTTAGGCCATCACGTTACAGATGAAGGGGACATCCAGATTGGTCAAACAGACGGCAGTGTAGATACCGAAACAAATTTACGTAATTTGAAAGCGATTACTGAAGCAACAGAAGCACTTGGTGATAAAGTATTTAACGTAGCAGAAGCTGGGAATTTTCCATTAGTACTAGGCGGCGATCACAGTATTGCCATTGGTACACTTGCTGGAATTTCAGAACGTCACGAAAACTTAGGCGTTATTTGGTATGATGCACACGCAGATATGAACACGAGCGATACATCACCATCAGGTAATATCCACGGCATGCCGCTTGCAGCAAGCTTTGGACATGGTCATGAAAAATTAACGAACATTCGCGGGTATTCACCAAAAGTGAAACCTGAAAACATTGTTATCATCGGAGCTCGATCAGTAGACCCAGGTGAGCGTGAATTAATCAAAGAACATGGCATTCGCGTTTACAGCATGCACGAAATTGACAAAATGGGCATGCATGCAGTAATCGAAGATTCAATTCGTTATTTGAAAGAAGAGCGCAACACAGATGCGGTTCACTTATCATTAGATCTTGATGGAATTGATCCGATGTATACACCAGGCGTTGGAACACCAGTTCCAGGCGGCATTAGCTATCGTGAAAGTCATTTAGCAATGGAAATGTTGTATGATGCAAACATCATTACATCTGCTGAATTTGTAGAAGTAAACCCGATTCTTGACGAGAAAAACAAAACAGCTGATGTAGCAGTTGCGTTAATCGGCTCATTGTTCGGTGAAAAATTATTGTAA
- the sigW gene encoding RNA polymerase sigma factor SigW has translation MDALVNKRIVKVIKGDQNAFAEIVELYQHQLYHICYRMLGNKQEAEDIAQEAFMRAYVNIHTFDQNRKFSTWLYRIATNLCIDRIRKKKPDYHLDAEVRGTEGLNMYSKIANEDELPEEELMRMEVQERVQYEISRLPDKYRAAIVLKYIEELPLTEISEILDLPLGTVKTRIHRGREALRKQLSNL, from the coding sequence ATGGATGCGTTAGTGAATAAACGAATAGTAAAAGTAATAAAAGGCGATCAGAACGCATTCGCCGAAATCGTGGAGCTTTACCAGCATCAGCTTTATCATATTTGCTACCGAATGCTTGGGAATAAGCAGGAAGCAGAAGATATTGCTCAAGAAGCTTTTATGCGTGCGTACGTTAATATTCACACGTTTGATCAGAATCGGAAATTTTCGACTTGGTTATACCGCATCGCCACCAATTTATGCATCGACCGAATCCGTAAGAAAAAGCCGGATTATCATTTGGATGCTGAAGTGCGCGGGACGGAAGGCTTGAATATGTATTCGAAAATTGCCAATGAGGATGAACTTCCAGAAGAAGAGTTAATGAGGATGGAAGTTCAAGAGCGGGTACAGTACGAAATCAGCCGCTTGCCGGATAAGTACCGTGCGGCTATTGTATTAAAGTATATTGAAGAATTGCCACTCACGGAAATTAGTGAAATTTTGGATTTGCCGTTAGGAACGGTAAAGACGCGTATACACCGAGGGCGAGAAGCTCTTCGCAAGCAATTGAGCAATTTGTAG
- a CDS encoding zf-HC2 domain-containing protein, protein MNACPENVLELMNHYLDGDINPSEEQQLKEHLESCSDCREQYQALSKTVAFIQSASHIQAPSDFVQKTMGRLPKERQRAGIQRWLRRHPMLAAAALFCLLMSTALFTNFNDDQQFSFTKQPNLVVEGQTVIVPEGETVVGNLTVRNGDLRVEGELQGDVTIVNGQYMASSGVITGEIEEIDQAFEWLWFTIKEGFKDAAAIFETNDNQTND, encoded by the coding sequence ATGAATGCGTGTCCGGAAAACGTGTTAGAGTTAATGAATCATTACCTCGACGGGGATATTAACCCAAGCGAGGAACAGCAGTTAAAAGAGCACTTGGAAAGTTGCAGCGATTGTAGAGAGCAGTATCAGGCTTTAAGTAAAACCGTTGCGTTTATCCAAAGTGCTTCTCATATACAGGCTCCTTCTGATTTTGTCCAAAAGACAATGGGACGGTTGCCGAAAGAAAGACAGCGCGCGGGTATTCAACGCTGGTTAAGAAGACATCCCATGCTTGCTGCAGCCGCGTTGTTCTGTCTGTTAATGAGCACAGCATTGTTTACCAACTTTAACGACGATCAACAGTTTTCATTTACGAAACAACCGAATTTGGTTGTAGAAGGACAGACGGTTATTGTTCCTGAAGGGGAAACAGTAGTAGGCAACTTAACTGTACGCAATGGAGATTTGCGGGTTGAAGGTGAGCTTCAAGGAGATGTCACGATTGTCAATGGTCAGTACATGGCATCGAGCGGTGTGATTACCGGAGAAATTGAGGAAATCGATCAAGCTTTTGAATGGCTATGGTTTACGATTAAAGAAGGATTTAAAGATGCAGCTGCTATTTTTGAAACAAATGACAATCAAACAAACGATTAA
- the cdaA gene encoding diadenylate cyclase CdaA: MPFFESLTDQTSFRLLGNIIDILLVWFVVYKLITVIKGTKAVQLLKGIFVIIIARLVTQALNLETLGWIMQQVLEWGFLAIIIIFQPELRRALEQLGRGRLFSSSTLNEESERNRLIEAMSKSVSYMAKRRIGALVSIERETGLSEYIETGIPMNSDLTSELMINLFIPNTPLHDGAVIVQKNRIAAAACYLPLSESPFISKELGTRHRAALGISEVTDAITIVVSEETGAISLTANGDLHRNLSLEDFEVKLRRIWFGVAQQEVTSSWWNWRRKKNG; the protein is encoded by the coding sequence ATGCCTTTTTTTGAAAGTTTAACAGACCAAACATCATTTAGACTTCTAGGAAATATCATCGACATTTTATTGGTTTGGTTCGTTGTTTATAAATTGATAACTGTCATCAAAGGGACGAAAGCCGTTCAATTGCTGAAAGGAATTTTTGTCATTATTATTGCACGCCTCGTGACGCAAGCGCTCAACCTAGAAACATTGGGTTGGATTATGCAACAGGTATTGGAATGGGGCTTTTTAGCGATTATTATTATTTTCCAACCAGAGCTGCGCCGTGCACTCGAACAGCTTGGTCGTGGTAGATTGTTCTCCAGCAGTACGTTGAACGAAGAATCTGAACGCAACCGACTGATCGAGGCAATGTCCAAGTCTGTCAGTTATATGGCGAAACGGCGAATCGGAGCATTGGTGTCGATTGAACGCGAAACCGGTTTGAGTGAATATATTGAAACGGGAATTCCGATGAACTCGGACCTTACATCTGAACTGATGATTAATTTATTCATTCCGAATACACCGTTGCATGATGGAGCGGTGATCGTTCAAAAAAATCGGATTGCCGCAGCCGCTTGTTATTTGCCGCTGTCTGAAAGTCCGTTTATTTCCAAAGAGCTTGGAACACGTCACCGTGCCGCTCTTGGCATTAGTGAAGTGACCGATGCGATTACAATTGTCGTATCAGAAGAGACCGGTGCCATCAGCTTAACGGCAAATGGTGATTTGCACCGTAATTTATCACTCGAAGACTTCGAAGTGAAGTTGCGCCGAATTTGGTTCGGGGTAGCACAGCAAGAAGTCACTTCTTCTTGGTGGAATTGGAGGAGGAAAAAGAATGGATAA
- a CDS encoding YbbR-like domain-containing protein yields MDKMMDNRWFLRITALLLAFLLFFSVQAEDNSTGSTDTSRVSEVIEDVDLEIYHDNDLMVSGVPKTADLYLTGPVSIVQAALQLEDFTLFVDLRNLPLGEHQVPIQTENVSDQLTSRVDPAFVNVVIEERVSQEFRIDPDINDRMLAEGFVLDEVTVEPETVVVTGPKSMIDAISFVKATVSGEQGVNESFTTAARVRVLAEDLTKLENAEIEPEEVEVAVKVVEYSKTVPVRIEATGNVGVGISINNWTTSTKEIRIYGPKTVVDEMTEYVVEVDAASITAEDSTVDVELSIPTGASAVSPAQVTVEAEVVSDDSAQLPVD; encoded by the coding sequence ATGGATAAGATGATGGACAATCGCTGGTTTTTGCGAATTACGGCGCTGTTGTTAGCCTTCCTTTTGTTCTTCTCCGTTCAAGCGGAAGATAATTCCACGGGGTCGACGGACACTAGTCGGGTGTCGGAAGTGATAGAAGATGTAGATCTTGAAATATACCATGACAATGACCTTATGGTTAGCGGTGTGCCAAAAACGGCTGACTTGTATTTAACGGGTCCGGTTAGCATTGTTCAAGCTGCGCTTCAGTTAGAAGATTTTACGTTATTTGTGGATTTGCGTAATTTGCCGCTTGGTGAACACCAAGTCCCGATTCAAACTGAAAATGTCTCGGATCAATTAACGAGTCGAGTGGATCCAGCATTTGTGAACGTCGTGATTGAAGAGCGGGTGTCGCAGGAATTCCGGATTGACCCCGACATTAATGATCGCATGCTAGCAGAGGGATTTGTTTTAGACGAAGTGACGGTCGAACCAGAAACAGTTGTGGTGACGGGGCCTAAAAGTATGATTGACGCCATCAGCTTTGTGAAAGCCACGGTCTCTGGAGAGCAAGGTGTCAATGAATCTTTTACGACGGCCGCGCGTGTACGGGTACTAGCAGAAGATTTGACGAAACTAGAAAATGCAGAAATCGAACCGGAAGAAGTTGAAGTGGCTGTTAAAGTTGTCGAATACAGCAAAACAGTACCTGTCAGAATTGAAGCGACTGGAAACGTTGGAGTAGGTATTAGCATTAACAATTGGACCACATCGACCAAGGAAATCCGGATTTATGGTCCGAAAACAGTTGTCGATGAAATGACAGAATATGTAGTGGAAGTAGACGCTGCCAGTATTACTGCAGAAGATAGTACAGTAGATGTAGAGTTGAGTATTCCGACTGGCGCTTCAGCAGTTTCACCAGCTCAAGTAACAGTGGAAGCAGAAGTGGTAAGCGATGATTCTGCACAATTGCCAGTAGACTAA
- the glmM gene encoding phosphoglucosamine mutase: MGKYFGTDGVRGVANSELTPELAFRLGRIGGYILTKSAKDKPKVLIGRDTRISGEMLEGALAAGLLSVGAEVMRLGVISTPGVSYLTRVMSAEAGVMISASHNPVEDNGIKFFGSDGFKLSDAQEAEIEALLDSAEDLLPRPTGGDLGSITDYFEGGQKYLQYLKQTVDEEFDGILVALDCAHGATSTLATHVFADLDADITSMGASPNGLNINAGVGSTHPEKLAELVIEKGADIGLAFDGDGDRLIAVDEKGNIVDGDQIMYICAKHLHSEGRLKKDTVVSTVMSNMGFYKALESHGMKSNKTAVGDRYVVEEMKKNEYNLGGEQSGHIIFLDYNTTGDGLLTGLQLVNIMKITGKKLSELASEMTIFPQKLVNIRVTDKHAVTDNAKVAEVISEVETEMNGNGRVLVRPSGTEPLVRIMVEAASAEDCENYVERIAVVVRSEMGLS; the protein is encoded by the coding sequence ATGGGAAAATATTTTGGAACAGATGGAGTACGGGGAGTTGCCAATAGCGAGCTAACACCTGAACTGGCTTTTAGATTAGGTCGTATAGGCGGATACATTTTAACAAAAAGCGCAAAAGACAAACCAAAAGTGCTAATTGGCCGTGATACACGAATTTCAGGTGAAATGTTAGAAGGCGCTTTGGCTGCCGGACTACTTTCTGTTGGAGCGGAAGTTATGCGCCTGGGCGTTATAAGCACTCCAGGCGTTTCGTATTTGACGCGTGTCATGAGTGCAGAAGCGGGCGTTATGATTTCAGCTTCGCATAATCCTGTAGAAGACAATGGCATCAAATTCTTCGGTTCAGACGGCTTTAAATTGTCGGATGCACAAGAAGCAGAAATTGAAGCGTTATTAGATAGCGCCGAAGATCTATTGCCACGCCCAACTGGTGGCGACCTTGGAAGCATCACCGATTATTTTGAAGGCGGACAAAAATACCTTCAGTATTTAAAACAAACAGTGGATGAAGAATTCGACGGCATTTTAGTAGCGCTTGATTGTGCTCACGGTGCAACGTCAACATTAGCAACGCATGTATTCGCGGACTTAGATGCAGACATCACGTCAATGGGTGCTTCACCAAACGGCTTGAATATCAACGCTGGAGTAGGTTCTACGCATCCTGAAAAATTAGCGGAGCTTGTCATTGAAAAAGGTGCAGATATTGGTTTAGCATTTGATGGCGACGGTGACCGCCTAATTGCAGTAGATGAAAAAGGCAATATTGTAGACGGCGATCAAATTATGTACATTTGTGCGAAGCATTTGCATTCTGAAGGTCGTTTGAAAAAAGATACAGTGGTTTCGACTGTAATGAGCAATATGGGCTTTTACAAAGCATTGGAAAGCCACGGCATGAAGAGCAACAAAACGGCTGTTGGTGATCGTTATGTAGTAGAAGAAATGAAGAAAAATGAATACAACTTGGGCGGCGAACAATCGGGTCATATTATTTTCCTGGATTACAATACTACAGGCGATGGCTTATTGACGGGTCTTCAGTTGGTTAACATCATGAAAATTACGGGCAAGAAATTGTCTGAGTTAGCATCTGAAATGACGATTTTCCCGCAAAAACTGGTAAATATTCGTGTGACCGATAAACATGCGGTGACGGATAACGCGAAAGTGGCAGAAGTTATTTCTGAAGTTGAAACAGAGATGAATGGCAACGGCCGTGTGCTTGTGCGTCCTTCAGGTACAGAGCCATTGGTACGTATTATGGTAGAGGCAGCTTCAGCGGAAGACTGTGAAAACTATGTAGAGCGCATTGCAGTGGTTGTCCGTAGCGAAATGGGTTTAAGCTAA